A DNA window from Calliphora vicina chromosome 1, idCalVici1.1, whole genome shotgun sequence contains the following coding sequences:
- the LOC135948736 gene encoding acyl-CoA Delta-9 desaturase isoform X2, which produces MSPNIIGSTFILAETAISNTDANNNSKANAMQSSASNGSCPAASAAKVEATLLKANKTNDSSTSKVTAVKNVSTTKQEVAQKKPYKMEIVWHNVLLFIILHSSAFYGLYLVFAENAYIDLLLSYFVVFFGGMGITAGVHRLWSHRAYKARLPLRIFLMLCQSLAFQNSIYEWTRDHRVHHKFTDTDADPHNSRRGFFFAHMGWLLCRKHPDVKEKGKQIDMSDLRADPVVMFQRKYYFIIMPICCFVLPALFPYYYLGSSLKVCFFVGSMFRYCLSLHGTWLVNSAAHFYGMKPYDKNISSVNSLFVSVIAFGEGWHNYHHVFPWDYKAAELPNYYNWTTGFLNFMARIGQAYDLKTVSDEMLLKRIQRTGDGTHPSAIDMNNNNTTGSGITTEMLSKLDHENEETMVWGWDDKDVHIEDRLGTKIIEKKED; this is translated from the exons ATGTCTCCTAATATAATAGGCAGTACCTTTATTTTGGCCGAAACGGCCATATCTAATACAGATGCCAATAATAATAGCAAGGCAAATGCAATGCAGTCATCTGCTAGCAACGGATCTTGTCCGGCAGCCAGTGCAGCTAAAGTTGAAGCCACACTTCTAAAGGCCAACAAGACAAATGATAGCAGTACGTCCAAGGTGACAGCTGTCAAGAACGTGAGCACTACTAAGCAGGAGGTGGCCCAAAAGAAACCCTATAAAATGGAAATTGTCTGGCACAATGTCTTGCTGTTCATCATTTTGCACAGTTCTGCATTTTACGGATTGTATTTGGTGTTTGCTGAGAATGCCTATATAGATCTTTTACTTT CTTACTTTGTTGTCTTCTTTGGTGGTATGGGCATCACGGCTGGTGTACATCGTTTGTGGTCTCATCGTGCCTACAAGGCCAGATTACCTTTGCGCATATTCCTTATGTTGTGCCAATCGTTGGCTTTCCAGAACAGCATTTACGAATGGACCCGGGATCATCGTGTCCATCACAAATTCACCGATACCGATGCTGATCCTCACAACTCAAGACGTGGTTTCTTCTTCGCTCACATGGGTTGGTTGTTGTGCAGAAAGCACCCCGACGTCAAAGAGAAAGGCAAACAAATCGATATGAGTGACTTGAGAGCCGACCCCGTTGTTATGTTCCAACGGAA ATACTACTTTATCATTATGCCCATCTGCTGTTTCGTTTTGCCCGCTCTCTTCCCCTACTACTATTTGGGATCGTCGCTCAAGGTGTGCTTCTTCGTTGGCTCCATGTTCCGCTATTGTCTGTCTTTGCACGGCACCTGGTTGGTAAACAGTGCTGCTCACTTTTACGGCATGAAACCCTACGACAAGAACATCAGCTCCGTGAATAGCTTATTTGTATCGGTTATTGCTTTCGGCGAAGGCTGGCACAACTATCACCATGTCTTCCCCTGGGATTACAAGGCAGCTGAATTGCCCAACTACTACAACTGGACTACTGGATTCTTGAACTTCATGGCTAGAATTG GTCAAGCTTATGACTTGAAAACCGTATCCGATGAAATGCTCTTGAAACGTATCCAACGTACCGGCGATGGCACTCATCCATCTGCCATTGACATGAACAACAATAATACAACTGGCTCCGGCATCACCACCGAAATGCTCTCGAAACTCGATCATGAAAATGAGGAGACCATGGTTTGGGGTTGGGACGACAAAGACGTTCATATAGAGGATCGTTTGGGTACCAAAATCATCGAAAAGAAAGAAGATTAA
- the LOC135948736 gene encoding acyl-CoA Delta-9 desaturase isoform X1, whose amino-acid sequence MEMSPNIIGSTFILAETAISNTDANNNSKANAMQSSASNGSCPAASAAKVEATLLKANKTNDSSTSKVTAVKNVSTTKQEVAQKKPYKMEIVWHNVLLFIILHSSAFYGLYLVFAENAYIDLLLSYFVVFFGGMGITAGVHRLWSHRAYKARLPLRIFLMLCQSLAFQNSIYEWTRDHRVHHKFTDTDADPHNSRRGFFFAHMGWLLCRKHPDVKEKGKQIDMSDLRADPVVMFQRKYYFIIMPICCFVLPALFPYYYLGSSLKVCFFVGSMFRYCLSLHGTWLVNSAAHFYGMKPYDKNISSVNSLFVSVIAFGEGWHNYHHVFPWDYKAAELPNYYNWTTGFLNFMARIGQAYDLKTVSDEMLLKRIQRTGDGTHPSAIDMNNNNTTGSGITTEMLSKLDHENEETMVWGWDDKDVHIEDRLGTKIIEKKED is encoded by the exons ATGTCTCCTAATATAATAGGCAGTACCTTTATTTTGGCCGAAACGGCCATATCTAATACAGATGCCAATAATAATAGCAAGGCAAATGCAATGCAGTCATCTGCTAGCAACGGATCTTGTCCGGCAGCCAGTGCAGCTAAAGTTGAAGCCACACTTCTAAAGGCCAACAAGACAAATGATAGCAGTACGTCCAAGGTGACAGCTGTCAAGAACGTGAGCACTACTAAGCAGGAGGTGGCCCAAAAGAAACCCTATAAAATGGAAATTGTCTGGCACAATGTCTTGCTGTTCATCATTTTGCACAGTTCTGCATTTTACGGATTGTATTTGGTGTTTGCTGAGAATGCCTATATAGATCTTTTACTTT CTTACTTTGTTGTCTTCTTTGGTGGTATGGGCATCACGGCTGGTGTACATCGTTTGTGGTCTCATCGTGCCTACAAGGCCAGATTACCTTTGCGCATATTCCTTATGTTGTGCCAATCGTTGGCTTTCCAGAACAGCATTTACGAATGGACCCGGGATCATCGTGTCCATCACAAATTCACCGATACCGATGCTGATCCTCACAACTCAAGACGTGGTTTCTTCTTCGCTCACATGGGTTGGTTGTTGTGCAGAAAGCACCCCGACGTCAAAGAGAAAGGCAAACAAATCGATATGAGTGACTTGAGAGCCGACCCCGTTGTTATGTTCCAACGGAA ATACTACTTTATCATTATGCCCATCTGCTGTTTCGTTTTGCCCGCTCTCTTCCCCTACTACTATTTGGGATCGTCGCTCAAGGTGTGCTTCTTCGTTGGCTCCATGTTCCGCTATTGTCTGTCTTTGCACGGCACCTGGTTGGTAAACAGTGCTGCTCACTTTTACGGCATGAAACCCTACGACAAGAACATCAGCTCCGTGAATAGCTTATTTGTATCGGTTATTGCTTTCGGCGAAGGCTGGCACAACTATCACCATGTCTTCCCCTGGGATTACAAGGCAGCTGAATTGCCCAACTACTACAACTGGACTACTGGATTCTTGAACTTCATGGCTAGAATTG GTCAAGCTTATGACTTGAAAACCGTATCCGATGAAATGCTCTTGAAACGTATCCAACGTACCGGCGATGGCACTCATCCATCTGCCATTGACATGAACAACAATAATACAACTGGCTCCGGCATCACCACCGAAATGCTCTCGAAACTCGATCATGAAAATGAGGAGACCATGGTTTGGGGTTGGGACGACAAAGACGTTCATATAGAGGATCGTTTGGGTACCAAAATCATCGAAAAGAAAGAAGATTAA